One Desulfovibrio sp. TomC DNA window includes the following coding sequences:
- a CDS encoding tellurite resistance TerB family protein, with protein sequence MSYWKVLAGVGIGIGAIAAAPFTGGGSVLGGATLIASLTGIGTIAATAGAATAGGLIGYEMGCSDEQKKKSDKETARAEGVKAGETAAAAKYRQKVSDLGERLAKNNAFERKLVGLFAVGMAIANSDGNISNVEIKELDAFVAGISKSALPEHVKNDIEQLRKYPPAFYPAIKKAREYDVTAAEIDEIIQLVALADGVVSQEEKHFIDNWEATKYQFN encoded by the coding sequence ATGTCCTATTGGAAGGTTCTGGCTGGTGTTGGAATTGGAATAGGGGCAATTGCCGCAGCTCCATTTACCGGGGGGGGCTCGGTGTTAGGAGGCGCGACTTTGATTGCGTCTCTAACAGGCATAGGGACAATTGCTGCGACTGCTGGTGCTGCAACGGCAGGAGGCTTAATAGGCTACGAAATGGGCTGCTCTGACGAACAAAAAAAGAAGTCTGACAAAGAGACTGCCCGAGCTGAAGGTGTGAAGGCAGGGGAGACCGCCGCAGCAGCTAAATACAGGCAAAAGGTAAGCGATCTTGGTGAACGTCTTGCTAAAAATAATGCATTTGAGCGGAAACTTGTTGGCCTCTTCGCTGTTGGTATGGCTATCGCAAATTCCGATGGAAACATCAGTAATGTCGAGATAAAAGAGCTTGATGCTTTTGTCGCGGGCATTAGTAAAAGTGCTCTTCCTGAGCATGTTAAAAACGATATCGAGCAGTTGCGTAAATATCCACCAGCTTTTTATCCAGCGATAAAGAAAGCTCGTGAATATGACGTCACAGCTGCGGAGATAGATGAGATAATTCAGCTTGTTGCATTGGCTGACGGAGTTGTTAGCCAAGAGGAAAAGCATTTTATCGACAATTGGGAAGCCACTAAGTACCAATTCAACTAA